The genomic region TTGTCATTGCCGCTTTTGGTACTTCAACAAAGGCACAGGTTACTTTTGATTTGTTTGACAAGCAGCTTCGTCATGAACTTCCGGGTTATGAAATCCGCTGGGCGTTTACTTCTGATATCATCAGAGCAAAAATGAACAAAATTTATGCCAAAAAGCGCTTGCATAAAAGGCTTTACAGCCTTCAAGAAGTATTGGCGAAACTCGAAGCGGAAGGTTATCGCCAAGTTGTGGTCCAACCACTTCACATCTTCCCTGGCATCGAATACAAAGAAGTTCTTAACATTTGTGAGAACTTCCCAGGTCTCCGTATAGTTGTAGGAGAACCTCTTTTTACCCGCTGGGAGACCATTTACGAAGTGTTAAACGTCCTTTCCAAAGAATTTTTAAAGCCAGAAGAAGGAATAAATATTCTTGCTGCTCACGGAACCGATGTTACTTGTGATACGGCTAATATAACTTATCTGGGACTTGATTGGATTTTGAATAACCACTTTCCAAATGTAGTGGTAGCCACTGTAGAAGGGGTTCCTGATGCTGAAAGCATTCTTAAAAAAGCCATTTCTTATCCTGGGGAAAAAGTGAAGTTTATTCCTATTATGTATGTGGCAGGTGACCACGTTATGAACGACATCTTCGGTGAAGAAGATTCTTGGCGGGCTGAGCTAGAAAAAGCCGGCAAAAAGGCCCAGTGCGTAACCACTGTTATAAATGGCAAGACTTATTACAAAGGCCTTGGTATGTACCCAGAAGTAAATGAAATCTTTATTGAAGGCATTAAGAGATATCTTGAAATTATTGAAAAATTCTAGCCATGCCTAAGCTCTACGGTGTGGGGGCAGGTCCGGGTGATCCGGACCTACTTACCCTTAAGGCTCTCAAAGTATTAAATAGCGCTAAGACCATTTTTGTTGCCAGTTCAAGCAAAAACGCCTATTCCTTGGCAGCGAAAGTAGTTTCTTCGCATGTTCCAGAAGGAAAAGAGCTTAAACCTTTAAGCTTTCCCATGACCTACGATGAAAATGCGCTTTCAAGAGCCTGGAAGGATAATGCCAAGACTGTGTTAAAAGCACTAGCTGAAGGAGATGTAGCCTTTCTCACTATGGGAGATCCGAGTTTTTATTCAACTTTTGTTTATCTGGCCCGGGAGATAAGAAAGCTCGCTCCTGAAGTTGAAATAGAATTGGTGCCTGGTATAACCGCGGCGCAAGCGGCTGCAGCCAGGCTCAATTTAAGTCTGGCCGAAGGAGATGAAACTGTATTATTTGCTTCTGGTGCAAAAGGAGGCCAAATAATAAGAAAATTTGGCGGGCAGGTAAACTCTATAATCCTTTACAAGGTTTATCGTTCTTCAAAAGATATTTACAACGCCTTAAAAGAAAAAGACCTTCTAGATAAAGTTAAAGGGATTTCCTGTTGTTCCATGCCTGAGGAAAAAGTTTATCCTGATGCATTATCTTTAAAGAACAAAAAGCTCCCTTATTTTACCCTCTTCATTGTAGGAGGTAGAAAAATTTAAACCTGGATTTCGGCTTAGTTATTGGGGGTCTGAGGTGAAGCCCCAATACCTTGCTCCCCAATTTTAGTGTTCCACCCAGGCTAGAGGTTTTCCTGAAAAATCAAACAATATGCCTCGAATAAAAACTTTTCGGTTGGCCATTTGTCTGGCTTCTTTTACGGCTTTTAGAGTTAATTTTTCCGCCCAAAGGGGCAAAGCTTCTGGTGATTTCTCTTTTAAAGTTTCTAAAAAAAACCTCGCGGTTTGTCCTTCAGCTAAGATATTAATTGTTTCTTCGGCTACGTTTATTTCTTTAGCCAGCTTTAACATCATTTCTAAAGGTATTTTATTGTGTTTAGCGTGGGTATTGGAAAGCCCTTTAGCTACTTTAGCCATTTTCCCTACCATTAAGCCCAAGGTTACCCTTTCGAAACCATAAGCTGCTGCTAATTTAAGAGAAAAACCTATAAAATCACCAACTTGAACAAAAGCTTCCTCAGGGAGCTCAGAGAAAAGCTTTTGACAGAAGGCCTCACTTCTTCCACCTGTAGCAAAAACAACTTCCTTTAGTTTTAAGGTTTTAGCTACGCGTAAGGCTTTGGCAATGGTGGCCTTGTAAGCTGCTGTAGAAAAAGGAATTACCACTCCTTTAGTGCCCAGAATTGAAAGACCACCTTCTATACCCAGACGAGGATTCAAAGTCTTTTGGGCTAGTTTATCGCCTTCGGGAACGGAGATAGTGATAATCACGTCTTTCCTCGTTCTTTGAGGTCCAAGCACTTCGCTAATCACATTTTCCATCATGCATCGCGGCACAGAAGTGATAGCAGGTTCACCAACCGGCAAACCAAGCCCTGGTTTGGTTACTATACCCACTCCTTCACCGGCTTTAAAAATAATTTTGCCTGTCCCTTGTTTTAATTCGACTTTTACCTGAATTTCTGCTCCATGGGTGACGTCAGGATCATCTCCGGCATCTTTTATTACCGAAGCTTTTGCTGAAAAACCATTTTTTGAAATATAAGCAATAGGAATTTTTACATTTTGACCGATTGGAAGAGTAAGTTTTACTGTTCTAGGTTTTTTGCCTTTAACTATATAAATAAGGGCTGCTTTAAGGGCTCCTGTGGCACAAGTACCTGTAGTAAAGCCCAGCCGACCTTTAACATGTTTGGGAAGTTTCATTTTATAACGCTAGCTTAATAAGGGCGTTGACCAGAGCCACCGCTATAGTAGAACCACCCCTAGTGCCCAAAAGGGTAATGTAAGGAGCAGGTGATTTTTCAACCAATAAGGCTTTGTACTCTGCTGCACCAACAAAACCTACAGGAACACCAATAATCAAGCTAGGAGGCCTTGCTCCTTTCTCTAAAGCTTTAATTAAGGCTAAAAGGGCTGTGGGGGCGTTTCCAATAACAAAGATGTCTATATTTTTACTTCTGTCAGAAATTGCTTTTTCCACTGAACAGATGGCCCTGGTTATACCACGCCTTTGGGCTTCTTTTATAACTTCTTCGTCGTCTATGTAACAGCAGACCTTTCCGCCAAGACGGGAGAGCTCTTTTTGGTTTATTCCTGAAACTACCATTTTTACGTCACAAAATATGTGGCCTCCTGATTTAAGGGCTTTTATCCCTCGAGACACAGCCAAAGGGTGAAAAACTAAGTCCTTGGCCAAACTTATATCTCCAGTGGTGTGAATAACTCGTTTTACCAGGGGGAGGGATTCTTCTGGAAAAGAAAGACCCTCTTTAGAGAGTAGATTTTCGATTATGCGAAAACTCTCTTTTTCTATCTCTTGAGGTTTAAGAATCAAGCTAGCTCCGGCCAAAAGTCTTTATGCACAGCTTTTACATAGTTAAGGACTTCTGGTTCTCGGTCTTTTTCTTCCATTTCTTCAAGTTTATCAGTGGGGATAAGCGAGCGACCAGCAAGTTCAAATAGCACTGCCGCAAGAGAATCGGCTAAACCCTGAAGGCTATATCCCCCTTCAAGGGTTAAAAGCAGGCGACCATTACAGTGTTTATCCGCTATTTGCTTTACCAGGCGTGCCAAATAAGCCACTCCTATGGGAGTAACCTGCATGCCGCCTAAAGGATCACCAAAATAAATATCAAAGCCAGCAGAAACAAGGACCAGTTCAGGCTTAAAGCGTTCGGCTATAGGAAGAAGGATTTGACGATATACAGTTGCATATTCTAGATCTCCACAACCTGCAGGAAGGGGCACGTTTACCGTAAAACCTTTTCCTTCACCTTCACCAATTTCTTCGACGGTTCCCGTTCCCGGATAATAAGGATATTGATGAGAAGAAAAGAAAAGGACTTCTCTGTGGTGATAAAAAGATTTCTGGGTGCCGTTTCCATGATGTAGGTCCCAGTCAACAATGAGAATGCGTTTTAGCCCAAGTTTTTTGAGGGCATAATGAGCCGCTAGAGCCACGTTGTTAAACAGGCAAAAGCCCATGGCTCGATCATACTCGGCGTGATGGCCCGGTGGCCTAACTAAAGCAAAAACCTGTTTGGCCTGATCAGAAAAAATAGCATCAAGCCCAACAAACTGGGCTCCTACGGCTTTGATGGCTGCTTCGTAAGACTCTGGGCTGGTAGCTGTATCGGCATCAAGTTGAACACTTTGTCCGCTTGTTTGTTGAACAGTTTTTACATATTCTGGAGAATGATTCCAGGTAAGCTCTTCAAAAGTGGCTTCTCTTGGAGCTAAAATTTTATAAAGGTTATTTATATCTGGTTTTTCTAAACGGCTGTAAATTTTTTCTAATCTTTCTGGCCTTTCAGGATGGTATTCCCCTGGGTTATGTTTGAGAAAAATTTCGTCTTTTACAATGGCTATGTTCATGTTGGGCCTCCTTGATTTACTTGAGGAGTCCCGGAAAAAGTTCTCCAAGCCCCTTAGCCATATATTCAACCGAAATAACCGCTAAAATCAATCCCATAATTCTTACAAATAAGTTAGTTCCCGTTCGACCAAGTATTTTGGCGATACGGGTAGAATAGAGAAATACCAAACAGGTAATTAGAGAAACGGCCAAAATGGCAATTATTACCTCTAAGCGAAAGCCAAAATCTTTGTGGCCAGCGGTTAATACCAATACTGTAGTGATGGCCCCAGGGCCGGCTAAGATAGGTACCCCCAAGGGGACAATAGCTACGTCTTCTTTGTGACGACTTTCTTCCTCTTCTTCTGGACGACTCTTTGTGGCTCTAGGTTGTGCCTGAATCATTTGAAGAGCTATTAATAAGAGGATCAAACCTCCAGCCACCCGGAAAGAAGCCACAGAAATATTGAAGAAGAATAGCAATTGATCTCCGATTAACGCAAAGGCTGAAAGCACTAAAGCTGCTACAATAGCGGCTTTATAAGCGCTCTTTTTTCTGCGTTCGGGAGAAAGATCATTCGTTAGCCCTAAAAATAAAGGCACACACCCTATAGGGTCTATAATGATAAAAAGAGGAATAAAAATATGTAAAAAACCCTTGATAAATTCCATGGCCTCTTTTTAGAAGATTTTTTGAAATTTGTTAAGGGCTCAAAATAGTTTTTAAGAGACCTTGGAAAATATTTTTTGCCTCCTCGCAGTGACCAAATGAAAATTGGCCGTTGCCAAATAGCTGTTGGTAAACTTTTAGTTTTTGTATAGTTTTTGCGATCTCTTTCTTAAAATCATTATGAATCGTCTTCTATTAGTTTTAAAGTTTAGTAAACTCTTGATTTATGAAACGTTTAGTTGGACTTGAAGAAGAAATCTCTTTTTTGTTAAAAAATTTTTCTCGCATTCAAAATGAAGCTTTTTATGGCTTTCCGGCAGAAGAGATTTGGCGACGAGGAGAAGAAATAGGCCAGGAAATACTTGTTTTTGAACGCCTTCCTAGAGCTATGAATTTTCTCCGCCAAAAAATAAAAGAAGACCGCTTTATAAAAAACGGTCTCTCCGTAATGGCCCTTGAAATGACTGCCGCCAAAGGTCGTTTCACTCGTACCTGGGTGGCCTCTAAAGGAGGGCTTTGGTTGTCTTTGACTTTATACGACGATTTGATCCCAGAAACAAAAGGATGGTTGCCAATTATCATAGGTTTTGCCTTGACAGAAACTGTTCAGGCTTATGGAATACCTGCCAGACAAAAATGGATAAATGATGTTTGGATTAACAAAAAGAAATTGGCCGGTGTGTTAATAGAAAAAAATGTTTGTGCTGGAGAAAGCTGGTATCTGGTCGGAGTAGGGCTAAATGTAAATAATTTTCTTCCTCCAGGGCTTCCGGCGATTTCTTTAAAAGAATTACTCGGCGAAGAACTTTCTCTTCTAGAGGTTGCCGCTAAATTTTTACTAAACTTACGCAAATATTGGGGTTTGTTAAAAGCCTACGAAATAAAGCTTATTCAAGAAGAGTCGCTTAAAAATCCGCTGCCAGAAATTTTTAAAAAATTTTCCGATACTATTGGGCGCTACGTGGCCTTTGGGGAGGATTTAACCGCCAAAGAAGAGGGCAGAGGATTGGTAGCTGGTATAAATCATCTAGGCCATCTTTTAATTGAACTTCCTTCTGGCAGCCAAATAGAGCTATTTTCCGGCGAAATTCAATATCTATGAGTCTTTGTAAAAAACTTGTTTAAGATACTGCTTCCGCGCATTTGCCCTTCGCAGTGACTAAATAGTAACTGGTTAACGGGATTAAGGTTTTTTGCTGGCCACTTGAAATTTTGCCGAAAAGAAGGCTATGAAAGAAGATTTTAAAGAAAGAGTAAAGGGCCATCGAGAGCGTTTGAGACGCAAGTTTCTTGAATATGGACTTGACGCCTTTACTGATGAAGAAGTCCTTGAACTTCTACTTATCTTCGGTACTCCAAGAAAAGATTGTAAACCAGCGGCGAGAAAAGCTCTGGCCCACTTTGGCGACCTTGCTTCTGTTCTTGAGGCTCCAAAAGAAGAACTATTAAAAATTCCAGGCATTGGCCCCAAAAATATGCTGGCCATAAAATTTGTTCACGCTGTGGCCAGAAGGTTTCTTGAAAGGCGTCTTAAAAAACGCCCTTACTTACATTCAGCCAAAGAGGTTTATGAATATCTGGCCCACAGTATGATAGATCTTAAAAAAGAAGTTTTTAAAGCTATTTACCTTGATGCCAGAAATCAAATTCTTGCCGTGGAAGACCTTTTTCACGGCACGGTAAACGAAAGTGTGGTTTATGCCCGCGAGATAATAGAGCGCGCCCTTCATCATCATGCCAGTGCTCTTGTTATCGCCCATAATCATCCTTCCGGAAACCCTAAACCTTCAGGAGCTGATATCCATCTTACTAAACGTCTTTATTTAGCTTCGGCCTTATTAAACTTAAGACTTCTTGATCATCTAATAGTTGCCAAAGAGGGATATTTCAGTTTTGCTGAAGAAGGACTACTTGAAACCATTGCTCAAGAGGTAGCTAAGACCCTATGAAAGTGATAATGGCTAAAAAAGCTGGGTTTTGTATGGGAGTGCGCCGCGCCGTACAACTGGCTATCAAAGCCTCTTACGAAGCCGAAAAACCAGTTTACACTTACGGCCCTCTTATTCACAACGAACAAGCCCTAAAGCTTCTTGAAATGCTAGAGGTAAGGCCTATTAAAAAAATTCCTGAAAAGGGCAGGGGGACTATCATTATCCGGGCCCACGGTGTTCCTCCCGAAGATAAAGAGTTCCTCAAAAAAGCCGGGTTTAAAGTCATTGACGGCACTTGCCCTAGAGTTTCACGGGTGCAGGCCCTGGCCAGACGCTTTAGCCGTGAAGGTTACTGGGTGGTAGTTATAGGAGACCCAGACCATGCGGAAGTTAAAGGTATTTTGGGCTATGCAGGCGAAAGAGGTCTCGTGGTTAGCAGTTTTAAAGACTTGGAGAATCTTCCTCCGCTTGATAAATACGTCATCCTTTCGCAAACCACACAAGACGAGGAGTTTTTCAAGTCAATAGTTGAAGAGTTGCTTTACCGTTATCCCGGCGGGAAAGTTTATAATACCATTTGTAACGCTACTCATAATCGTCAGCGAGAAGTGCGGCGTCTTTGTAAACTTTGTGATGCTATCGTAGTGGTGGGAGGAAAACATAGCGCTAACACCAAAAGGCTTGCCTTGATTGCCCAAGAAGAGGGGAAAGACGTCTTTTTAGTAGAAACCGCTGATGAATTGGACCGAGAGGCCATAAAAAAGTATCGGAAGGTAGGGGTTACTGCTGGAGCCTCAACTCCTAATTGGGTTATAAACCAGGTAATCCGTACTCTTGAAGAAATTCCTTCGCCTTATGAGTCGTCTTTTCTAAGACAGGGACGGAAGCTCTTGCGTTTTCTATGCGAAAGCAATTTAGCCCTTTGTGTTGGTGTTCTTTTTTTAAGTCTCGCCGGTCTTTTTATAAATGGTTATCCTTTTGATTTTCGCCTGGCTATTTTAGCTACAGCCTTTCTTTTTAGTGCTCATACAGTTAACCGTCTGGTGGACTTAAAGTCTCTCCATCTTAATGATCCAGCACGAGCCAAATTTTTAGAGAAAAATCGATTAGTTTTTATTGGTCTGACAATCTTTGGTTTTATTCTGTCTTTAGGACTCGCCTTGATTATTGATAAAACGGTTTTTTTGCTTCTGCTTTTAATGACCTTTTTAAGTTTACTTTACAGCTTACCTTTCCTAGGAAGGAAGGACTCTTTTTCTCCGGTTCAACGGCTGCCAGGAGTGAGAAGCCTTTTCATTGCCTTTGGCTGGTGGATAGTAATAATCTGGCCCATCATTTTAACTTATGGTTATAAGCCTTCTCTCATATGGTTTGGTTATCTAGTTTTTCTGGTAGCCTTTATGCGAGCAGTACTTTTAGAAGTTCTCGAATTTCAGGGAGATGGCTTTGTAGGCAAAGAGACTCTTCCTGTGTTCCTTGGAATTGAAAAAACTTTTCTATGTTTGAAAATAACTTCTATTCTTACGGGAATTTTCATTTTAGGCGGATTTTTGTGGGGTGACTATCCTAATCATTATTTAACTCTATTGGTGGTGCCGATTTACTCTTTCTGGGTGCTCAACCAATATAAAAAAGCCCTTCTTGGCCGCAATCTTGAACTGGAGGTCTTAGCTGAGGGTCTTCCGGTAGTTACCGGAGGCAGTATTCTAGCTGGGGAGGTTTTAGGCCGCTTTGGACGCTGACATTAAATTTATGAAAATGGCCTTGGAAGAGGCTAGTTTAGCTGCTGAGGATGAAGAAGTACCAGTGGGAGCGGTTTTGGTATCTGAAAAAGGAGAAATTCTGGCCAAAGCCCATAATAAGCCTATTTCTCTTTGTGATCCTACTGCCCATGCTGAGATATTAGTATTGCGTGAGGCTTCGAGGAAGATAGGCAATTATCGGCTTTTGGGAACTACCCTTTACGTAACCCTGGAACCTTGCCCAATGTGTGCAGGCGCTTTAGTATATGCCAGAGTAAAACGTTTAGTGTTTGGAGCTTTTGATCCTAAGGCCGGGGCTTGCGGATCAGTGTATAATATAGTTAATGATGCTAGACTAAATCACCGCCTGGAGGTTCTTGGCGGGGTATTAGCTGACGAGGCTTTAGCTCTTTTAAAAAGTTTCTTTAAGAAAAAACGGAGGGGTGCCCGAGTGGTCGAAGGGGGCGGCCTCGAAAGCCGCTGAGGGTCTTTTGGCCCTCCGGGGGTTCGAATCCCTCCCCCTCCGCCAGAATAGTGAATAGTTAGTGGCGAATGGCAGCGAGGAAACTTTAATTAATAGTTGCAGAAAGCCGAATATTTCGTTAGTTTATTAGCCTACTTGCGGAGGGGTGCCCGAGCGGCCGAAGGGGCACGACTGGAAATCGTGTGTGCGGGCTAAACCCCGCACCGTGGGTTCGAATCCCACCCCCTCCGCCATTTTTGACTTCAATCCCAACAAATATGGCTGCTGGGTCCTGCGCGACGGATCCCTGTGAACCCCGCCAGGCCCGGAAGGGAGCAACGGTAGCAGGGCTCTCCGGGTGCCGCAGGGGTGCCCAGCGGCCGCCAGTGGAAGCGCCAGGGGCCTGGTGGCCCCCCCGGGCTTCAAACCCGGTGCACCGTCGGAGACGGCGGTGGGTGGGTTCGATTCCCATGCGCTTCCGCCATTTCTGGTTGATTTTAAATAACTGACTCCTTTCACTTAAAACTTCTCGTCCCTCACTTAACTTCCTTTTTAATTGCCCAATTTATAGTTATTAATCCGAGTGTTTTTTACACGACAAATTATCGCCGCTGACATAATCGCTAAAGCAAAGTAACCTTCGCTGTCACTGCGAGGCCTTGTTAGAGGTCGAAGCAGTCTCAGGGATTGCTTCGCTTCGCTTGCAATGACTAAATTGTCGCCTATTTAGTGACTTCATTAATAACAGCCTACATAATTTTTAGTTTACAAAAGTCATTTAATGCCTAATTTGAAAGTAAAGAAGCGAGGAGGGAGAATATGCGAGAGGCCTTACTTTACGAAAAGCTTCCTGATAAAAGCGTAAAGTGTCATCTTTGCAACCACTACTGCCATATTCAGCCTGGTAAGTTTGGTATATGTCACGTACGCTTTAATGAAAATGGTGTGCTTTACACCTTGGTTTACGGAAAGATTATCGCCAAGCACGTTGACCCTATTGAAAAGAAGCCTCTTTTTCACTTTCTGCCAGGCTCAAGGAGTTTTTCCATTGGCACGGTGGGGTGCAACTTTCAGTGTGACTTCTGCCAAAACTATGAAATATCCCAATATCCACGTATAGAAGGTAAAGTAATAGGAGAGCAAGCCACTCCTCAAGAAGTGCTAGAGGCGGCCTTGGCTACGGCCTGCCAGACCATCTCTTATACGTACAACGAACCTACTGTATTTTTTGAGTTCGCCCTTGACTGTGCTAAGTTAGCCAGCCAGAAAGGCTTAAAAAATGTCTTTGTCTCAAATGGCTACATGACCAAAGAAGCCCTTGATTTGATTTATCCAGATTTACACGCGGCTAATGTTGACCTTAAGGCCTTTCGCGATGAGTTCTATCGCAAGCACTGTAAAGCCCGCCTGGCTCCGGTTCTTGAAACTTTAAAACATCTCAAAAAACAGGGTGTTTGGCTTGAGGTTACCACTCTTATTATTCCTGGAGAAAATGACGATCCGGCTGAACTAAAAGACATTGCTTGCTTTATAAGAGATGAACTAGGGCCGGAAACACCCTGGCATGTAACCCGCTTCTATCCTACTTACCAACTACTAACGCGGCCTCCTACACCGGTTGAGACCCTTAAAATGGCTTATGAGATTGGCAAAAAGGAAGGATTAAAGTATGTATATACGGGAAATGTGCCAGGCCTTGAAGCTGAAAATACCTATTGCTGGAAGTGTGATAGTCTTCTTATTGAGAGATATGGCTTTATGATCCATAGCTTCAAAATAACGCCTGAGGGAACTTGTCCTTCTTGCGGAGCAAAAATAGACGGCATATGGGAATAGACGAGATAATTCTTTTAGAGCACGGAAGCGGTGGTAAGGCCTCACAAAGGCTCCTTGAAAAAGTATTTTTGCCCTACTTTAGAGAGGTCCCTTTGCTTGACGCCGCAACACTTTCACTTGGCAAACAAAACTTAGCTTTCACTACTGATAGCTTTGTAGTTGATCCGATTTTTTTCCCCGGGGGAGATATCGGTTCTCTTGCCGTGCACGGTACGGTAAATGACCTTTCTATGGTAGGGGCAAAGCCCGTTTATCTTTCAGCGGCTTTTATTCTTGAAGAAGGTCTTCCCATGGAGGATTTGAAACGCGTAGTGGAGTCCATGGCTTTGGCGGCGGAAAAGGCTGGAGTAAAAATCGTTTGTGGTGACACTAAGGTAGTGCCTCGCGGCAAGGGAGACAAAGTCTTCATAAACACCTGTGGCCTGGGGCTAATTCCCGAGGGACTAACTCTTTCTCCCCAAAACATAACTCCAGGAGATAAAGTTCTTGTTTCAGGACCTATTGCTGACCACGGCCTTACTATTTTGGCTTCGCGGGAAAATTTAGGACTTGAAGGCTTAAAAAGCGATTCACAGGCCTTAAATCACGTGGTGGAAGCGCTAATTTCCCGCTTTTCAACCCAAATAAAAGCAATGCGAGATCCCACTCGCGGAGGCTTGGCTTCGGTGCTTCACGAATTTTCAGAAGCGGCTAAAGTAGGTATTTTTCTTGAAGAGGAGTCCATTCCCATTAGACCCCAGGTAAAAGCTGGCTGCGAAATCCTCGGTCTTGACCCGCTTTATCTGGCTTGTGAAGGACGTTTTGTAGTGGTCTGCCCGGGTGACATAGTAAGTGATGTGCGTGATTTTCTTAAGCAATTTCCCGAAAGCGAAGAGGCGGAAATTATTGGGGAAGTTGTTGCAGAGCCAAAAGGCGTATTTTTAAAAACTGTCTTTGGCGGAACACGCCCGGTGCCGCC from Thermodesulfatator indicus DSM 15286 harbors:
- a CDS encoding sirohydrochlorin cobaltochelatase, encoding MLHKISTVICLALVLFWGGSAFAQIFKMKHPPLKEKPAIVIAAFGTSTKAQVTFDLFDKQLRHELPGYEIRWAFTSDIIRAKMNKIYAKKRLHKRLYSLQEVLAKLEAEGYRQVVVQPLHIFPGIEYKEVLNICENFPGLRIVVGEPLFTRWETIYEVLNVLSKEFLKPEEGINILAAHGTDVTCDTANITYLGLDWILNNHFPNVVVATVEGVPDAESILKKAISYPGEKVKFIPIMYVAGDHVMNDIFGEEDSWRAELEKAGKKAQCVTTVINGKTYYKGLGMYPEVNEIFIEGIKRYLEIIEKF
- the cobI gene encoding precorrin-2 C(20)-methyltransferase; translated protein: MPKLYGVGAGPGDPDLLTLKALKVLNSAKTIFVASSSKNAYSLAAKVVSSHVPEGKELKPLSFPMTYDENALSRAWKDNAKTVLKALAEGDVAFLTMGDPSFYSTFVYLAREIRKLAPEVEIELVPGITAAQAAAARLNLSLAEGDETVLFASGAKGGQIIRKFGGQVNSIILYKVYRSSKDIYNALKEKDLLDKVKGISCCSMPEEKVYPDALSLKNKKLPYFTLFIVGGRKI
- a CDS encoding cobalt-precorrin-5B (C(1))-methyltransferase, with amino-acid sequence MKLPKHVKGRLGFTTGTCATGALKAALIYIVKGKKPRTVKLTLPIGQNVKIPIAYISKNGFSAKASVIKDAGDDPDVTHGAEIQVKVELKQGTGKIIFKAGEGVGIVTKPGLGLPVGEPAITSVPRCMMENVISEVLGPQRTRKDVIITISVPEGDKLAQKTLNPRLGIEGGLSILGTKGVVIPFSTAAYKATIAKALRVAKTLKLKEVVFATGGRSEAFCQKLFSELPEEAFVQVGDFIGFSLKLAAAYGFERVTLGLMVGKMAKVAKGLSNTHAKHNKIPLEMMLKLAKEINVAEETINILAEGQTARFFLETLKEKSPEALPLWAEKLTLKAVKEARQMANRKVFIRGILFDFSGKPLAWVEH
- a CDS encoding precorrin-8X methylmutase; its protein translation is MILKPQEIEKESFRIIENLLSKEGLSFPEESLPLVKRVIHTTGDISLAKDLVFHPLAVSRGIKALKSGGHIFCDVKMVVSGINQKELSRLGGKVCCYIDDEEVIKEAQRRGITRAICSVEKAISDRSKNIDIFVIGNAPTALLALIKALEKGARPPSLIIGVPVGFVGAAEYKALLVEKSPAPYITLLGTRGGSTIAVALVNALIKLAL
- a CDS encoding histone deacetylase family protein — encoded protein: MNIAIVKDEIFLKHNPGEYHPERPERLEKIYSRLEKPDINNLYKILAPREATFEELTWNHSPEYVKTVQQTSGQSVQLDADTATSPESYEAAIKAVGAQFVGLDAIFSDQAKQVFALVRPPGHHAEYDRAMGFCLFNNVALAAHYALKKLGLKRILIVDWDLHHGNGTQKSFYHHREVLFFSSHQYPYYPGTGTVEEIGEGEGKGFTVNVPLPAGCGDLEYATVYRQILLPIAERFKPELVLVSAGFDIYFGDPLGGMQVTPIGVAYLARLVKQIADKHCNGRLLLTLEGGYSLQGLADSLAAVLFELAGRSLIPTDKLEEMEEKDREPEVLNYVKAVHKDFWPELA
- a CDS encoding MarC family protein gives rise to the protein MEFIKGFLHIFIPLFIIIDPIGCVPLFLGLTNDLSPERRKKSAYKAAIVAALVLSAFALIGDQLLFFFNISVASFRVAGGLILLLIALQMIQAQPRATKSRPEEEEESRHKEDVAIVPLGVPILAGPGAITTVLVLTAGHKDFGFRLEVIIAILAVSLITCLVFLYSTRIAKILGRTGTNLFVRIMGLILAVISVEYMAKGLGELFPGLLK
- a CDS encoding biotin--[acetyl-CoA-carboxylase] ligase, with amino-acid sequence MKRLVGLEEEISFLLKNFSRIQNEAFYGFPAEEIWRRGEEIGQEILVFERLPRAMNFLRQKIKEDRFIKNGLSVMALEMTAAKGRFTRTWVASKGGLWLSLTLYDDLIPETKGWLPIIIGFALTETVQAYGIPARQKWINDVWINKKKLAGVLIEKNVCAGESWYLVGVGLNVNNFLPPGLPAISLKELLGEELSLLEVAAKFLLNLRKYWGLLKAYEIKLIQEESLKNPLPEIFKKFSDTIGRYVAFGEDLTAKEEGRGLVAGINHLGHLLIELPSGSQIELFSGEIQYL
- the radC gene encoding RadC family protein, whose product is MKEDFKERVKGHRERLRRKFLEYGLDAFTDEEVLELLLIFGTPRKDCKPAARKALAHFGDLASVLEAPKEELLKIPGIGPKNMLAIKFVHAVARRFLERRLKKRPYLHSAKEVYEYLAHSMIDLKKEVFKAIYLDARNQILAVEDLFHGTVNESVVYAREIIERALHHHASALVIAHNHPSGNPKPSGADIHLTKRLYLASALLNLRLLDHLIVAKEGYFSFAEEGLLETIAQEVAKTL
- the ispH gene encoding 4-hydroxy-3-methylbut-2-enyl diphosphate reductase → MKVIMAKKAGFCMGVRRAVQLAIKASYEAEKPVYTYGPLIHNEQALKLLEMLEVRPIKKIPEKGRGTIIIRAHGVPPEDKEFLKKAGFKVIDGTCPRVSRVQALARRFSREGYWVVVIGDPDHAEVKGILGYAGERGLVVSSFKDLENLPPLDKYVILSQTTQDEEFFKSIVEELLYRYPGGKVYNTICNATHNRQREVRRLCKLCDAIVVVGGKHSANTKRLALIAQEEGKDVFLVETADELDREAIKKYRKVGVTAGASTPNWVINQVIRTLEEIPSPYESSFLRQGRKLLRFLCESNLALCVGVLFLSLAGLFINGYPFDFRLAILATAFLFSAHTVNRLVDLKSLHLNDPARAKFLEKNRLVFIGLTIFGFILSLGLALIIDKTVFLLLLLMTFLSLLYSLPFLGRKDSFSPVQRLPGVRSLFIAFGWWIVIIWPIILTYGYKPSLIWFGYLVFLVAFMRAVLLEVLEFQGDGFVGKETLPVFLGIEKTFLCLKITSILTGIFILGGFLWGDYPNHYLTLLVVPIYSFWVLNQYKKALLGRNLELEVLAEGLPVVTGGSILAGEVLGRFGR
- the tadA gene encoding tRNA adenosine(34) deaminase TadA, encoding MKMALEEASLAAEDEEVPVGAVLVSEKGEILAKAHNKPISLCDPTAHAEILVLREASRKIGNYRLLGTTLYVTLEPCPMCAGALVYARVKRLVFGAFDPKAGACGSVYNIVNDARLNHRLEVLGGVLADEALALLKSFFKKKRRGARVVEGGGLESR
- the amrS gene encoding AmmeMemoRadiSam system radical SAM enzyme, giving the protein MREALLYEKLPDKSVKCHLCNHYCHIQPGKFGICHVRFNENGVLYTLVYGKIIAKHVDPIEKKPLFHFLPGSRSFSIGTVGCNFQCDFCQNYEISQYPRIEGKVIGEQATPQEVLEAALATACQTISYTYNEPTVFFEFALDCAKLASQKGLKNVFVSNGYMTKEALDLIYPDLHAANVDLKAFRDEFYRKHCKARLAPVLETLKHLKKQGVWLEVTTLIIPGENDDPAELKDIACFIRDELGPETPWHVTRFYPTYQLLTRPPTPVETLKMAYEIGKKEGLKYVYTGNVPGLEAENTYCWKCDSLLIERYGFMIHSFKITPEGTCPSCGAKIDGIWE